Proteins from a genomic interval of Cognatishimia sp. WU-CL00825:
- a CDS encoding Lrp/AsnC family transcriptional regulator, translating into MQSGQIEVDSFDRKILDVLARNGRTSITDLAKEVGLSKSPTQARLRRLESEGVITGYCAQLDPIRLGLDHVAFVEVKLTDTREAALAAFNAAILEVPEIEQAHMIASHFDYLLKVRVTNMAAYRAVLGEKISALPHVASTSTYVAMQSVKESGFSEIA; encoded by the coding sequence ATGCAATCAGGGCAGATAGAGGTCGACAGCTTTGACCGAAAGATTTTGGACGTGCTTGCGCGCAATGGGCGGACGTCGATCACGGATTTGGCCAAAGAAGTCGGACTTTCCAAAAGCCCAACTCAAGCGCGCTTGCGTCGCCTTGAAAGCGAGGGCGTGATCACCGGCTATTGCGCGCAGCTAGACCCCATTCGACTTGGCCTTGATCATGTGGCCTTTGTCGAAGTGAAATTGACCGACACGCGCGAGGCCGCCTTGGCGGCTTTTAATGCCGCAATTTTGGAAGTACCCGAGATTGAACAAGCCCATATGATCGCAAGTCATTTTGACTATTTATTAAAGGTACGCGTAACAAATATGGCGGCTTATCGTGCGGTTTTGGGTGAAAAAATCTCGGCTTTGCCGCATGTTGCCAGCACCTCAACTTATGTGGCGATGCAGTCTGTGAAAGAAAGTGGATTTTCTGAAATAGCATAG
- the putA gene encoding bifunctional proline dehydrogenase/L-glutamate gamma-semialdehyde dehydrogenase PutA, producing the protein MTSHRRLIDTSTYCDEDLLVAQLKEQTGLSPEDRKRITKSAANLVSQIRGKTQPGLMEVFLAEYGLSTDEGIALMCLAEALLRVPDAETIDALIEDKIAPSNWGKHLGHSTSSLVNASTWALMLTGKVLDDENKGIIGSLRSAVKRLGEPVIRTAVGRAMKEMGRQFVLGETIVSAMDRAAKMEAKGYSYSYDMLGEAAKTEADAMRYHLAYSRAITAIAAACTNDDIRDNPGISVKLSALHPRYEVTQRTRVINELVPRLRSLALLAKSAGMGLNIDAEEADRLSISMDVIEAVLSEPALAGWDGFGVVVQAYGKRAGATLDFLYELSAKLDRKIMVRLVKGAYWDTEVKLAQVQGLESFPVFTNKAATDISYIANARKLLGMTDRIYPQFATHNAHTVAAILDMGSDKSTFEFQRLHGMGESLHSIVLDDNKTRCRIYAPVGAHRDLLAYLVRRLLENGANSSFVNQIVDEDVAPEIVARDPFEALEDGQRQIETGPHLFAPERENSQGFDLRDVPTLERVDAARAPFLKQVWHAVPLLAAEAKPDATFDVKNPYSLADTLGTITHTSPEGIEAALAGAKAWDASPEERGQILAKAADLYEENFGEFFAILAREAGKTPLDQVAELREAVDFLRFYAANAPSQKAAGVFSCISPWNFPLAIFTGQVSAALAAGNAVLAKPADQTPLIAFRAVELLHQAGVPRSVLQFIPGSGSKVGAAITSDVRVNGVCFTGSTATALRIRAAMSTHMAPGAPLIAETGGLNAMIVDSTALPEQAVTAIVESAFQSAGQRCSALRCLYVQEDIADSLLEMLQGAVKELCLGDPWNYETDSGPVIDGAAQHDIADHIAQAQADGRVIFQLATPQTGHFVAPTMIKVDSIADLKKEIFGPVLHVATFKSNELDDVIDAINATGYGLTFGLQTRIDDRVQHVSDRIHAGNIYVNRNQIGAIVGSQPFGGEGLSGTGPKAGGPLYLSRFLNVEAVRTDDRWGTTMPAQSLQTAIDNAAPGAAETTVSLPGPTGESNRLTTMARPPVLCMGPGAEAAKQQAAALLALGGRAAIADGAVSAQDLTKLSGIAGVIWWGDSTTAREYEQALATRDGAIVPLITGLPDTARARAERHVCVDTTAAGGNAALLGGGA; encoded by the coding sequence ATGACATCCCACCGCCGCCTGATAGATACATCCACATATTGCGACGAAGATCTGCTTGTAGCGCAGCTGAAAGAACAGACTGGGCTAAGTCCCGAGGACCGAAAGCGAATTACAAAATCAGCGGCCAATCTGGTGAGTCAAATTCGCGGGAAAACCCAGCCGGGATTGATGGAAGTCTTTCTGGCAGAATATGGTCTATCCACGGATGAAGGCATCGCGCTGATGTGTTTGGCAGAAGCTTTGTTGCGTGTGCCTGATGCGGAAACGATCGACGCTTTGATCGAGGACAAGATTGCGCCTTCCAACTGGGGCAAGCACCTTGGGCATTCGACCTCCTCGCTTGTCAATGCTTCGACTTGGGCGTTGATGCTGACGGGCAAAGTCTTGGACGACGAGAACAAAGGCATCATTGGCTCTCTTCGCAGTGCCGTAAAACGTCTGGGCGAACCGGTTATTCGTACGGCTGTTGGGCGCGCAATGAAAGAAATGGGGCGTCAATTTGTACTGGGTGAAACCATTGTATCAGCCATGGATCGCGCTGCAAAAATGGAAGCAAAAGGCTATTCATATTCCTATGACATGCTTGGCGAAGCGGCCAAGACCGAAGCGGACGCAATGCGGTATCATCTGGCTTATTCCCGGGCGATTACTGCGATTGCCGCTGCTTGCACAAATGACGACATCCGTGACAACCCAGGGATCTCTGTAAAGCTTTCCGCATTGCATCCCCGCTATGAGGTCACCCAACGCACGCGTGTCATAAATGAGTTGGTGCCGCGCCTTAGGTCCTTGGCTTTGCTAGCTAAATCCGCGGGCATGGGGCTGAATATTGATGCAGAAGAAGCGGACCGCTTGTCCATTTCGATGGATGTTATCGAGGCAGTTTTGTCTGAACCTGCCCTAGCAGGTTGGGACGGTTTTGGAGTTGTCGTGCAAGCCTATGGCAAACGCGCGGGCGCGACGCTTGATTTTCTGTATGAGCTTTCGGCGAAGCTGGATCGCAAGATTATGGTTCGGCTTGTCAAAGGGGCATATTGGGACACAGAGGTAAAGTTGGCCCAAGTTCAAGGGTTAGAGAGCTTTCCTGTATTTACAAACAAAGCGGCAACCGACATCAGCTATATCGCTAATGCCCGCAAATTGCTGGGGATGACGGATCGGATTTATCCGCAATTTGCCACTCACAATGCGCACACTGTGGCCGCCATTTTGGATATGGGCAGTGATAAATCGACTTTTGAGTTCCAAAGACTTCATGGAATGGGCGAAAGCCTGCATAGCATTGTTCTGGATGACAACAAAACGCGCTGCCGCATCTATGCACCAGTTGGGGCGCATCGCGATTTGCTGGCCTATTTGGTACGTCGCTTACTGGAAAACGGAGCCAACAGTTCATTTGTGAACCAGATTGTTGACGAAGACGTTGCGCCGGAAATCGTCGCGCGCGACCCATTCGAAGCCCTGGAAGACGGCCAGCGGCAAATCGAGACCGGCCCGCATCTGTTCGCGCCGGAACGCGAAAATTCGCAGGGGTTTGACCTCCGAGATGTTCCAACATTAGAGCGCGTTGATGCTGCACGTGCGCCATTTTTAAAACAGGTATGGCACGCGGTGCCTTTGCTGGCGGCAGAGGCCAAACCTGACGCAACATTTGATGTGAAAAACCCTTATTCTCTGGCAGATACTTTGGGTACAATCACCCACACAAGCCCCGAAGGTATTGAGGCCGCCCTTGCTGGTGCCAAAGCCTGGGATGCCAGCCCCGAGGAACGCGGGCAAATTTTGGCGAAAGCTGCGGACTTATACGAAGAGAATTTTGGCGAATTCTTTGCAATTTTGGCCCGCGAAGCAGGCAAAACACCTCTCGATCAGGTTGCTGAGCTGCGAGAAGCTGTCGACTTCCTGCGTTTTTATGCAGCCAATGCGCCATCACAAAAGGCTGCTGGAGTATTCAGCTGCATTAGCCCCTGGAACTTCCCCCTCGCGATCTTCACAGGTCAGGTTTCTGCAGCCCTCGCAGCGGGCAACGCCGTTCTGGCAAAGCCTGCAGACCAAACCCCATTAATCGCATTTAGAGCAGTTGAGCTGTTGCACCAAGCGGGTGTGCCGCGCAGTGTACTACAATTCATTCCCGGCTCTGGCTCTAAAGTGGGGGCTGCAATCACGTCTGATGTGCGCGTGAATGGCGTTTGTTTTACGGGGTCCACAGCTACTGCGCTACGCATTCGCGCGGCGATGAGCACTCACATGGCCCCTGGTGCCCCGTTGATTGCTGAAACTGGCGGATTGAATGCGATGATCGTCGATTCAACTGCCCTGCCCGAGCAAGCTGTAACCGCGATTGTTGAGAGCGCATTCCAGTCAGCGGGGCAACGCTGCTCTGCACTGCGTTGCCTTTATGTCCAAGAAGACATTGCCGACAGCTTGCTAGAGATGCTGCAAGGTGCGGTGAAAGAATTATGCTTGGGTGACCCTTGGAACTATGAGACCGATTCTGGCCCGGTCATTGATGGTGCTGCACAGCACGACATCGCCGACCATATCGCACAAGCGCAGGCCGACGGCCGGGTGATCTTTCAATTGGCAACCCCGCAGACGGGTCACTTTGTTGCACCCACCATGATCAAAGTAGATAGTATTGCCGACCTCAAGAAAGAGATTTTCGGGCCGGTTCTGCATGTGGCAACCTTTAAATCCAACGAGTTAGACGACGTCATTGATGCGATCAATGCGACTGGTTATGGGCTAACGTTTGGTCTTCAAACCCGCATTGACGATCGCGTGCAGCATGTTTCTGACCGCATTCACGCCGGCAATATCTATGTCAATCGCAACCAAATTGGGGCGATTGTCGGAAGTCAGCCATTTGGTGGCGAGGGATTATCTGGAACCGGCCCAAAAGCAGGTGGCCCGCTATATCTATCGCGCTTTCTGAACGTTGAAGCGGTTAGAACCGACGATCGTTGGGGGACAACAATGCCTGCCCAATCCCTGCAAACAGCCATAGATAATGCCGCCCCTGGGGCGGCCGAAACCACCGTATCTTTGCCAGGACCCACAGGCGAATCCAATCGGTTGACCACCATGGCCCGACCACCCGTCTTATGCATGGGCCCCGGTGCAGAAGCTGCCAAACAGCAGGCAGCTGCCCTGTTGGCCTTGGGTGGGCGCGCCGCGATTGCCGACGGCGCGGTTTCAGCACAAGACCTGACCAAGCTTTCAGGGATTGCTGGAGTGATCTGGTGGGGTGACAGCACCACGGCGCGTGAATACGAGCAAGCGCTGGCCACACGCGACGGAGCAATTGTGCCGTTGATCACTGGTCTGCCAGACACAGCACGGGCGCGCGCAGAACGTCACGTTTGTGTTGATACAACTGCGGCTGGCGGCAATGCTGCTTTGCTTGGCGGAGGAGCTTGA